A window of the Dioscorea cayenensis subsp. rotundata cultivar TDr96_F1 chromosome 14, TDr96_F1_v2_PseudoChromosome.rev07_lg8_w22 25.fasta, whole genome shotgun sequence genome harbors these coding sequences:
- the LOC120276275 gene encoding E3 ubiquitin-protein ligase PUB23-like, translating into MEVVQIPPYFLCPISLEIMSDPVTLSTGITYERKTIEKWMFTDKHNTCPVTKQPVFDYDFTPNHNLRRLIQAWCATNASFGVERFPTPRPQVTKTDILSLLSEAKKPEYQINSLKKLRKIILESDRNKHCVESTPGALDFLISIIKKNISSFDTSACDEALMILSSIQISAQGLLNLIKSHDDDLIHLFTSVMKKSNYQNRFHATLVLSSLIEATTPSKLIALKDELFIEVVKVLSDRLSAKATKAALKILAELCPLGRNRVKAAEACAVSVLVELLLDEPERKTCEIMLMVLDQLCGCAEGRAAMVGHAAGIAIISKKVLRVSCVATEKAVRILHSVSKFSATPAVLQEMLNVGAVGKLCMAVQVDCGLKTKEKAKEILKLHSRVWRNSPCIAYRFQGSYPS; encoded by the coding sequence ATGGAAGTAGTACAAATTCCTCCTTACTTCCTTTGCCCCATTTCACTCGAAATCATGAGTGATCCGGTGACTTTATCGACTGGAATCACCTACGAACgcaaaacaatagaaaaatggATGTTTACTGATAAGCACAACACATGCCCGGTGACTAAACAACCAGTTTTCGACTATGACTTCACACCAAATCACAATCTCCGTCGACTAATCCAAGCTTGGTGCGCCACTAATGCATCATTCGGTGTTGAGAGGTTCCCTACTCCCCGTCCTCAGGTGACCAAGACCGACATTTTGAGCCTTCTCAGCGAGGCTAAAAAGCCTGAATATCAAATCAACAGTCTCAAGAAACTAAGAAAGATAATCTTAGAGAGTGACAGAAACAAGCATTGTGTTGAGAGCACTCCTGGTGCATTAGACTTCTTGATTTCCATCATCAAGAAGAACATCAGCAGTTTTGACACAAGTGCATGCGATGAAGCTCTCATGATCTTGTCATCAATTCAAATCTCTGCTCAAGGTCTTCTCAATCTCATCAAAAGTCATGATGATGACTTGATTCATTTATTCACATCGGTCATGAAGAAATCTAATTATCAAAATAGATTTCATGCCACACTTGTACTCAGTTCATTGATTGAAGCTACAACTCCTTCCAAGCTAATTGCACTAAAAGATGAGCTATTCATTGAGGTTGTGAAGGTCTTGAGTGATCGACTATCGGCGAAGGCGACAAAGGCTGCATTAAAGATCCTCGCCGAGCTTTGCCCGTTGGGAAGGAACCGTGTTAAGGCAGCGGAAGCTTGCGCCGTGTCAGTATTGGTAGAGCTTTTGCTAGATGAGCCTGAGAGGAAAACATGTGAGATAATGCTAATGGTGTTGGATCAATTATGTGGTTGTGCCGAAGGGAGGGCAGCGATGGTCGGACACGCAGCGGGGATTGCTATCATCTCCAAGAAAGTACTTAGAGTATCATGTGTGGCAACCGAAAAGGCGGTTCGGATACTTCATTCAGTGTCAAAGTTTTCTGCAACTCCTGCTGTTCTTCAAGAGATGTTAAATGTGGGAGCTGTGGGCAAACTTTGCATGGCTGTGCAAGTTGATTGTGGGTTGAAGACAAAGGAGAAGGCTAAGGAGATACTTAAGTTGCATTCAAGGGTTTGGAGGAATTCTCCTTGTATTGCATATAGGTTTCAAGGTTCTTATCCATCTTAG